In one Nicotiana tomentosiformis chromosome 6, ASM39032v3, whole genome shotgun sequence genomic region, the following are encoded:
- the LOC104115996 gene encoding uncharacterized protein isoform X3, with translation MWLKVKDKFEVLGGMREHRFQAFVIDTMRRLFRAWKARLSIRYSRHVAEGNILSRRPEDIELEDWKYLVEYFGSPKFKIISEGNRKNREKQITKYACGTRSFAEVEESTKNPATGEKEPPDRVWEIQHTRKNDK, from the exons ATGTGGTTGAAGGtcaag GATAAATTTGAAGTTCTTGGCGGCATGCGAGAGCATAGGTTTCAAGCCTTTGTTATCGACACTATGCGACGACTTTTTAGAGCTTGGAAAGCTCGACTGAGCATTCGCTACTCTCGCCATGTTGCTGAAGGAAACATATTGTCTCGTCGACCTGAAGATATTGAGCTAGAGGACTGGAAATACTTAGTAGAGTATTTTGGAAGTCCGAAATTTAAG ATTATAAGCGAAGGAAATAGAAAGAATAGGGAAAAGCAGATAACTAAGTATGCTTGTGGTACGAGGTCTTTTGCAGAAGTTGAGGAATCGACa AAAAATCCTGCCACTGGAGAAAAGGAACCACCTGATAGAGTTTGGGAGATCCAACATACACGTAAAAATGATAAATGA
- the LOC104115996 gene encoding uncharacterized protein isoform X2 — MINDRGEIVWVDPQSQQIHCQLQELVAQQQSEEIVHPMTRDEILSSVHGERTGYVRGKGYGKKPPKNSLTQAANIEASVSSAIEIVRQEIQADMDRKLQEEREHMDAELKRNMEKELQRKLDEKLEHVNLEVENKVSLEVAKKIHEQLGAFMTRMQKVIYS, encoded by the exons ATGATAAATGATAGAGGAGAAATAGTGTGGGTGGATCCACAATCCCAACAGATTCAT TGCCAGCTCCAGGAACTTGTGGCTCAGCAACAATCTGAAGAGATCGTGCATCCCATGACTAGAGATGAGATTTTATCCTCTGTTCATGGTGAAAGGACAGGTTATGTTCGTGGTAAAGGGTATGGAAAGAAGCCTCCAAAAAATAGTCTCACGCAAGCGGCAAACATAGAGGCTAGTGTGTCTTCTGCAATAGAAATTGTGCGTCAAGAGATACAAGCTGATATGGATCGAAAGTTGCAAGAAGAACGTGAACATATGGATGCGGAGTTGAAAAGGAACATGGAGAAAGAGTTGCAAAGAAAGTTGGATGAGAAGCTTGAACATGTGAATCTGGAAGTAGAGAACAAGGTCAGTCTAGAAGTAGCCAAGAAGATCCACGAACAATTGGGTGCTTTCATGACCAGAATGCAAAAGGTAATTTACTCTTAA
- the LOC138894043 gene encoding secreted RxLR effector protein 161-like: MSMMGELNFFLGLQVKQTPRGTMIGQQKYIKELLKRFEMESSKIIDTPIATATRLDMDKPGSPVNESMYRGIIGSLMYLIASRPDIVFSMGLYARFQSNPKESHLKAAKRILRYLKGTQDLVLYYPSGDNFDLIGYTGADYVGYLVDRKSTSGMAHFLGSCLISWGTRKQNSVALSTTEVEYGSCLLLCSTIVDQVAARRFRCVF; encoded by the coding sequence atgagcatgatgggggaattgaatttcttcttgggtCTACAAGTCAAGCAAACTCCTAGGGGCACAATGATAGGTCAGCAAAAGTACATCAAAGAGCTTCTGAAGAGATTTGAGATGGAGAGTTCAAAGATCATTGATACACCTATTGCCACTGCCACTCGCCTGGATATGGATAAACCTGGTTCTCCTGTAAACGAGTCTATGTATAGAGGCATTATTGGGTCACTTATGTATCTCATAGCAAGTAGACCAGACATTGTTTTCAGTATGGGACTCTATGCCAGGTTTCAATccaatccaaaggagtctcatctgaaggctgcaaagagaattctgaggtatctcaaaggaacgcaggacctggttctctactatccctcaggAGATAACTTTGACTTAATAGGGTATACTGGTGCTGACTATGTTGGTTATCTAGTGGATAGGAAAAGCACTTCTGGTATGGCACATTTTCTAGGTTCGTGTCTAATCTCATGGGGCACAAGAAAACAAAACTCAGTGGCCCTTTCAACTACTGAAGTTGAGTATGGCAGCTGCCTCTTGCTGTGCTCAACTATTGTGGATCAAGTAGCAGCTAGAAGATTTCGGTGTGTTTTCTGA
- the LOC108948462 gene encoding uncharacterized protein: MLSHDEFKQACMYVLKNYEEVPPFMEEYQGEIERQGSMSDEMHNSGFLDWFRARVFVLAAQGRANEELISLAVGPAPMVHRYSRFVVNGFRFHTRDLELRRKTQNSGFLVRGDDSDSNKEYYSVLGDIYELSCIGNRKVYLFKCHWWDVARLGRGYKIDKYGFTSVNTHCALNTNEPFVLASQSEQVFYLDDMVDKDRLVIVKTNPRDLFNMPEDDNCVEVDDEALLNEETYQHEEVELNILRTNDHENDIDLSLHRNDVQPQSINNNHASKQAQTSVHDEEENFLMKIL; the protein is encoded by the exons ATGCTCTCTCATGATGAGTTCAAACAAGCATGTATGTATGTGCTTAAAAATTATGAAGAGGTTCCGCCATTCATGGA GGAATACCAGGGAGagattgaaagacaaggttcaaTGAGTGATGAGATGCATAACAGTGGGTTTCTTGATTGGTTTCGTGCACGT GTCTTTGTACTAGCTGCACAAGGGCGCGCAAATGAGGAGCTCATAAGCTTAGCCGTTGGTCCTGCACCAATGGTGCATCGATATTCCAGATTTGTGGTGAATGGATTCAGATTCCATACAAGAGATCTTGAGTTgagaagaaaaacacaaaatagtGGATTCCTTGTGAGAGGAGATGATTCAGACTCTAATAAGGAGTATTATAGTGTATTAGGCGACATTTACGAGTTGTCCTGTATAGGAAATAGGAAAGTTTACCTATTCAAGTGCCACTGGTGGGATGTGGCTCGCTTGGGAAGGGGATATAAGATTGATAAATATGGCTTCACAAGTGTGAATACTCATTGTGCCTTGAACACAAACGAGCCATTTGTGTTGGCATCTCAGTCTGAACAAGTCTTTTATTTAGACGACATGGTTGATAAAGATAGGCTTGTAATTGTAAAGACAAATCCTCGCGATCTTTTCAATATGCCCGAAGATGATAATTGTGTAGAAGTTGACGATGAAGCATTGCTGAATGAAGAAACTTATCAACACGAGGAAGTTGAATTGAACATTTTGCGTACCAATGACCATGAAAATGATATCGATTTGTCTTTACATAGGAATGATGTTCAACCACAAAGTATTAACAACAATCATGCAAGCAAACAAGCACAAACAAGTGTGCATGATGAGGAAGAGAATTTTTTAATGAAAATCTTATAG
- the LOC104115996 gene encoding uncharacterized protein isoform X1, whose amino-acid sequence MLVVRGLLQKLRNRQKILPLEKRNHLIEFGRSNIHVKMINDRGEIVWVDPQSQQIHCQLQELVAQQQSEEIVHPMTRDEILSSVHGERTGYVRGKGYGKKPPKNSLTQAANIEASVSSAIEIVRQEIQADMDRKLQEEREHMDAELKRNMEKELQRKLDEKLEHVNLEVENKVSLEVAKKIHEQLGAFMTRMQKVIYS is encoded by the exons ATGCTTGTGGTACGAGGTCTTTTGCAGAAGTTGAGGAATCGACa AAAAATCCTGCCACTGGAGAAAAGGAACCACCTGATAGAGTTTGGGAGATCCAACATACACGTAAAAATGATAAATGATAGAGGAGAAATAGTGTGGGTGGATCCACAATCCCAACAGATTCAT TGCCAGCTCCAGGAACTTGTGGCTCAGCAACAATCTGAAGAGATCGTGCATCCCATGACTAGAGATGAGATTTTATCCTCTGTTCATGGTGAAAGGACAGGTTATGTTCGTGGTAAAGGGTATGGAAAGAAGCCTCCAAAAAATAGTCTCACGCAAGCGGCAAACATAGAGGCTAGTGTGTCTTCTGCAATAGAAATTGTGCGTCAAGAGATACAAGCTGATATGGATCGAAAGTTGCAAGAAGAACGTGAACATATGGATGCGGAGTTGAAAAGGAACATGGAGAAAGAGTTGCAAAGAAAGTTGGATGAGAAGCTTGAACATGTGAATCTGGAAGTAGAGAACAAGGTCAGTCTAGAAGTAGCCAAGAAGATCCACGAACAATTGGGTGCTTTCATGACCAGAATGCAAAAGGTAATTTACTCTTAA